The following are encoded in a window of Clarias gariepinus isolate MV-2021 ecotype Netherlands chromosome 8, CGAR_prim_01v2, whole genome shotgun sequence genomic DNA:
- the c9orf72 gene encoding LOW QUALITY PROTEIN: guanine nucleotide exchange factor C9orf72 homolog (The sequence of the model RefSeq protein was modified relative to this genomic sequence to represent the inferred CDS: deleted 2 bases in 1 codon), translating into MSAGCPPQSPAVAKTEVVLEGWCPLLAATFAYWDNILGPRVWHIWAPKGQGSMLLSDGEVTFLANHTLNGEILRSAESGAVDVKFFVLAEKGVIIVSLIFDGELKGDKNTCALSIILPQSELDFYLPLHSVCVERLKHTVRKGRIYMQKVCSLICALKLVKFGILKSIEYMCYVLQGYGIIALLTSEIVPIMELLSSMKTHSVPEEVDIKDTLLNDDDIGDSCHEDFLHKAISSHLQTCGCSIVVGSNPDKVNKIVLTLCLFLTPAERKCSRLCRADGTFKYDTGLFVQGLLKDSTGSVVLPYRQVLSSPCPSTHIDVDINTVKQMPPCHEHTYHQRRYMRAELSALWKTTSEEEISPDQLINIQESFTPDLNIFQDVMHKDTLVKSFIDEVFLLKPGLNLRSVFLSHFLLILHRKALTLLRYIEDETQKGKKPFRSLRNLKTDLDLNVEGDLNIIMAMAEKLRPGLHSFVFGKSFVTSVQERDILMNF; encoded by the exons ATGTCCGCTGGTTGCCCACCGCAGTCTCCAGCTGTGGCTAAAACAGAGGTGGTGCTGGAAGGATGGTGCCCTCTGTTGGCAGCCACATTTGCCTACTGGGACAACATTCTGGGACCCCGCGTCTGGCACATCTGGGCCCCCAAAGGTCAGGGATCGATGTTGCTCAGTGACGGCGAGGTGACGTTCCTGGCAAATCACACTCTGAACGGCGAGATTCTTCGCAGTGCCGAGAGTGGTGCCGTGGACGTGAAGTTCTTCGTTTTGGCAGAGAAAGGCGTGATCATCGTGTCACTAATATTCGATGGCGAGTTAAAGGGTGACAAGAACACGTGCGCGCTATCCATCATTCTGCCCCAGTCAGAATTGGATTTCTACCTTCCGCTGCACAGCGTGTGTGTGGAAAGGCTCAAGCACACTGTTCGCAAAGGACGCATTTATATGCAGAAGGTCTGTAGCCTTATCTGTGCTTTAAAACTCGTAAAGTTTGGCATTCTAAAATCCATTGAATATATGTGTTAT GTATTGCAGGGTTACGGCATTATTGCTTTATTAACCTCTGAGATTGTTCCTATCATGGAGCTTCTCTCGTCCATGAAGACTCACAGCGTACCCGAGGAAGTTGAT ATCAAAGACACTTTACTGAATGATGATGATATAGGTGACAGCTGTCATGAGGACTTTCTCCACAA AGCCATCAGCTCTCATCTACAGACTTGTGGCTGCTCCATAGTTGTTGGCAGTAATCCAGACAAAGTCAataag ATTGTGCTGACACTATGTCTGTTTCTCACTCCCGCTGAGAGGAAGTGCTCACGACTGTGCCGAGCTGACGGCACTTTTAAATACGACACTGGCCTGTTCGTTCAAGGCCTGCTCAAG GACTCCACAGGGAGTGTTGTGTTGCCTTACCGACAGGTCCTCTCTTCTCCCTGTCCATCTACCCACATCGACGTGGACATTAACACAGTAAAGCAGATGCCTCCCTGCCACGAACACACATACCATCAGCGCCGCTACATGCGGGCCGAGCTCAGCGCCCTTTGGAAGACTACCAGCGAGGAAGAAATCAGCCCTGACCAGCTCATCAACATACAGGAGTCGTTCACTCCTGACTT GAACATATTCCAGGATGTCATGCACAAGGATACACTGGTCAAGTCTTTTATAGATGAG gttttcCTCTTGAAGCCAGGTCTAAACCTTCGAAGTGTATTTCTGTCCCATTTTCTCCTAATACTGCACAGGAAGGCTCTGACGCTGCTCAGATATATCGAGGATGAGAC TCAGAAGGGGAAGAAGCCATTTCGGTCATTGCGTAATCTGAAGACAGACCTCGACTTAAATGTAGAAGGAGACCTGAACATCATCATGGCAATGGCAGAGAAGCTGCGGCCAGGCCTTCACTCCTTTGTTTTTGGGAAATCCTTCGTCACTAGTGTGCAGGAGCGTGATATTCTAATGAACTTTTGA